The Hippoglossus hippoglossus isolate fHipHip1 chromosome 4, fHipHip1.pri, whole genome shotgun sequence DNA window CAAAGAACTTCCAGCCAGTTGGAGTCTCGTACAGCTGCATCTTAAGAGCTTTGGCCACACTGGAACAGATTGGCACGcaaaataaaccacaaaagaaaacattgcatCTGTAACCAAGTGGAGATCAGTGCTCTGACAGTTCACCCAAGAGGTAAAACTTCAGAGTAGCTgttgtgttgaatgttttttacttGTCCAGGGCTCCACTGGTGGGCATACTGCGGGCCAGTCCTTTGACACCAGTCTTCTGGAAGTAAGGGATACTGGTGATGTTGGCAGCGATGACAGCCACAGAGTCTGAGGGGTTCACGAAGAAGCCATGTTTCCCCAGCACCATGTTACGGTCCTGaatatggggggggggaacaatCGCCAATATGAGAcatgatttattatatttcaattaACAGTAATTAACTTCCTGAAAAGTGGTAAATGTTTGTTCAGTGGGTTAATGGAATATATTTTAGAAAAGATTCCCtacataaatcataaatattcTTCTTAGATCTCATTATGAATTCTGAAGATATGACACATCAGGCATATTTCTCTTATATATcacttttatatattataatttggcAGATTATTTTTCCAGATAATTTTTTTGAGAAGAATGTTGCTTAAGAAAAATGGCTAATGAAACCTGGGCCAAGGTCAGAATTACTCAGCCCAGGACCCAggcccaaaaaagaaaaacccttaAAACCTAAAACTTGATAAACCAGAGCTGACATCATAGATTGAAATCCAGTACACTCCCCCCCCGACATACCGTCTGTTCAAAACAGCTATAAAGAATCACGCCCTCTGGAAGAGACCCTGACTTACACCATCACCATCGAAAGCGGCTCCAAAGTCATATTCTCCTCCCTTCATGGTGTTGACCAGGTCGGCAGCGTAGGTCAGGTTGGGGTCGGGGTGGTGGCCCCCGAAGTCCTCCTTGGGGACGCAGTTGACGGCCGAGTTGGCAGGAGAACCCAGCTCCTCACAGACGATCTTCTTCACGTAAGGACCGACCACTAGAGGGGGACAGTGCGTCATTAAAAAGGAGTCGTTATGCCCTCACAGGGATATAAAGGAACTCTGAGTGAGGACATTAACAGTGACCGTCAGCGTCTGGAGTTCACCAcattaaactttactttaataCCAGTTGGATCAGACATTAATCCAAGTGTCCAACCTCCTTATGGAATTTTATTTCCAATCATGTCTTCTCCTCGACTGGTTCTCAATTTTATGTTGGTTTATAGTTAATGTTGGTAAAATTCACCTCAAACTCCCATCATTCCATAAACAAATGGGAATCCTGatatatttacattacaaaCATAGCGTTACTCCACAGTGATCCTACATATTTGGAATAATAGATAAACTGCTTTTCTTTCATCATTGGTTTAAGCTCGATAATTATGTTGAATTTATTCAGAATTCcctgtttcttctttcttttacatagaaacaataaaaaaagtaacCTAATAAAGTTTTTTATCAGTTCATTCATCAGTACACCGTCAGCCTTGTCATTTTGAGAAATTAGTTTGGATAGTGTTTGGCTATTGCAAcacaatatttcttttttattaacaaAGTTAAAGAGATATAATTTTAAGTGTTATCCAGCACTACTTACAGAGACTCCAGACATGGTGCTGGTGCTGTCCTGCTTTGTTGCTTGATCATATTTATCCTAAGTTAACTTTACTTTGGAAAGTAAGTTTTGTTTGATATTGATGTTTGTGACATGAATCTGATGTTGACTGTATCGGAATGTTCTGACGAAAAACTTTGAAGAACTCTTAAACCtactcttttgtgtattttttttaattaatattattattcaacCTATTTTCCCACTGGGATATTAAGACTAATTATATAactacatttataaaaatcGATTTAGAGGAACTGCACACTACCTTACAATCTTACAGAGTACTTaattataaaactataaaactcCTTTACACTATAAAAATCAAAAGCCTGTGTCGTGCTGGTTCCTACCTCCATGCATAGCATCCAGTCGGACGTTGATGTGATTTGCTCCAGAGAGGAGCTTCTTCAGTGCAGCAAAGTCAAAGATGCCTCTCAGCATCTCAGCATAGGCCTCCACCGAGTCCACAATCTCCACTGAGACGAatgagaggaaacacaacacagtcaaGACATCTGAAGAAGTGAAGTGACTTTCATTACAGACTGCTCGGTAGATAAAACAATGCCATTCACTCATTATCAAAGAAGATGATCATGTTTTAAAGCAAAATGTTGCGACCACATTGCAACTACCTGCTGTTAACCTTAAACAAATCAATAAGTAAAGTGCCATTATactgtttatcttttatttaagGGTAGGGCTGTGCTTCTCATGCTCGTGTACCTGTGAAAGGTTTGAAAGTGTCCACTTCAAATGTCTGCTTGCCAATTTTGGCCAGATCCACTTTCAGCTCTGGGCAGATGTGATACTCCTGCAGGCTTTTGCTGACCtcaaatattttgtttgtgaTGGCCTCTGGAGCAGGACCTGGGGACAAAAGTGGATGGTTATAGTGCGATACTGTGCTCAAGTCGAACAGCGttttaaatattacacattCCTCTTCACCCGAGTAGGAACCTTAGGTCTGTGAGCTTCTTTGACAACTCGGAGTATAATATAGTCACCGCTCACCTCCACTGGCGATGTTGTACTTGATGCCAAAGTCTCCATTGGGGCCACCCGGGTTGTGGCTGGCTGTGAGGATGATGCCCCCGACTGCCTTGATCTTGCGGATCACGCAGGAGACTGCAGGCGTGGACATGATGCCATTCTGACCAATCACCAGGCGATTAATCTGCAGGTTGGAACAACAAAAGGAGAAATGGGGGAGACAGGAGAACAGGTTAATCCACAACACTGTCAGTTAAATACATAGGGTGGGAGACAGGCAGCGAAGATACAGTCACTGCAATTatgatatatttaaaacatatagTACTGTGCAAAACCTGTTGATTGTTATCCATCACACAACGCCACCGGGAAGGTACCGGGATTTGTTCAAAATGTATTCTGAAGCATGATAATGACTGAAAAATCTATACAGCCAGAATCATAAAGATCTATGCTTGGCGACAAGAACAACAAGGAAGACCTTGCAACAAATCGTGTGGTGACAGCACTGCACTAAACTCAAGCTAATGGAGTCAGTCTGAGATAACgtgaagagacagaggacagacagatcAGTGGCGAGAAACTAAAACTGTGGTGAGTTGTCAGAGATGCTTTGGAACAACCTTGAAACAATTTCGAAAACGCTGCACACACCAAatatcaatttaatttaaatgtttctggtCACTGCACTTTGGACGTAATGCAAGTCCTtcacactgctgcagaaaataccacatacagtacatactgtATCTTCATGTTACATCTATCTCAGTCCAGTAACCATcctttttaaaacatgcagCGGTTTGCTCTGTGCAAACATTAACAGAGACGCCTCTGTATGTGTACGTGTGGCAATGAAACGGCTTCCTCACTGCTTCGTTTCCCAACCACAGACACTCGTGGAGAGACTGCAAGAAATATCCAAAAGCTTTGAGCAGCTTGAACCCACTGACATCAGTGATGAACCCAGCATAACCATTAGATGCTGCCTGTAGAGTAACTGTGAACGAGACACAGGGTCACAGATGCAGCAAAcatgggatttcttttttttttgcttgcaATTGTGAATGCAGCATTTTGGGATGACACATCGGATGATTTCATATTTAAGAAACGAACTGTATGTCCCCTTCATTCATTTGACCCATGCAGATTCTGCTACAGACATATGCAGGGCAACGTGACTGGCTGCACGTTtctcgacccccccccccccctctccagaCTGGAGTCCCCTGAGCAGCCAGTGGCATCTCACTGCAGCTATTACGAAACAACACAACGTCAGGCTTCCACGCTTCCTTTTCATGCACGATTCAAAAACCCGTTTGCTCATTTTTGCAATTTTGCAAATCCCCAAACATGCGATTATATTAATCTCCAGAAAAATGGTTTAAATCTTTAATGCTGGAGCAAAGATGCAAAGAAGTGGTCGTGTCATTGGCCAgtgtttaaatgtcaaaggCAAAGGtttgacatgacatgacacccccccccccccccccctcttcgtGCACTTTATCCAAAAGGTCACTGCAGTCAATCTGAGACTGGAGACTGTGCAGGAGAAGCCAGACATGTGATGCtaacatgtcattttaaaacagtgtaaCTTCTGCAAAACCCTCACGAGAACCACTGAGTCTCCTTCCACGTGCACAACCTGAGATCTTGCACAATATCTAATATCAAATACTGACATGTGGAGGCAGGAAGCTCCTGTTTGCTCCAACACTGATTCTCCATGAAACCACAGGTATGAGGGGAAGCTTCACTTTAGTGCACCGCATCACTTTTAGCGTTAACATGTTAAATACAATGTGTTTATACCCCATGACAACACTTGGAACAAAACTAGCTTGAACACTGATAACGTCCCGGTAATGTTAGCTTCCTTTATGACACATTATTGTTGAGTTATTTGCCTGTTTTTCGCATTGACGTTAGCATTAGTGACCAGACATGACTTTGCAGAGCCGATAACTTCCAGCCAGCCAGTGAACATCAAGCTAAACTGTCCAATTTACACTGGAAACATCACATTTGGAGGCTAATAGCATGAAGCTGCTCGAGCCTGCAAATATAACGTTATGAGAGCAAACCTGTCAGTTAGCTCGATGTTCACTTGCTAGCTGGAAGTTATTAcctctgcaaagtaaaaaacatgCTAATAACTTAACAACAACGTGTCATATGCATCAAAGTGTGGTTACATATAGTTTTGTTTGAGGTATAAAAACGTATAATTAACATTTGAATGCGAAGTGATGctctgaaatgaatgaatgggaCGGTTAGCTCGATGTTAACTTGCTAGCTAGCTGGTTGTGTTTGTCCAGGCTGACTGTTGCCTCTCGTCAGCCGGAGGTGGACGGTGCTTCCCCCCGGTAGACTGACCCCGTTGGCCGCGGCGATCTGCACGATGAGCTGGATCGCGTCCTTCATGAAGAAGCGGCCGTCCCCTCCCACCACCAGGGCGGCCGCCTGCCGCTCGGAGGGCTCGACCACCGAGAGGGTGCTCTGGATGAAGTTCTCCGCATAGTGCTGGTTCTGCTGGAACACGGTCACCCGCTTCCTCAGGCCGCTCGTGCCGGGCTTCTGGTCCGCGTACGGCTTGGTCTTCACCGTGGTTATTTTCACCATGTTGACCCGCACAGTGAGCTCCTCTCGTCGGTCAGAGTGAACCGCGGCGATCCGGCCCGACGAGGAGCGGACCACTCCCCCCGGTGGACCCGCCCTCTCGGTTTAAAGGGCAAGTGGGGGTCGGATCAACATCCAACAACATGGGCTTGTATTGATAATAGTTAGTGCAATAACTTCTAATCTGGGTTTTCAGGATTATAAAGAACacatgaaatgtatttaagaaataaaaatactgcaCTGTGGGGACATAATGCTGCTCAGGGCCGTAGCCAGGATTTAGAGGTACTGGGGGTTCCAGTGACCCCCCCAGTAACCCACCACAACCCTCACATCATTTTAATCAGTAGTATTTTTGCCTTTATGTCGATTGAACCCTCTGGAGACGTCGTTGGCCCATCGGCGAAACGCTGAGGAGCGAGGGCACCCACTTGATAACCTGGAAAGGCGCCTTCTCTCACCTGCAGAGTCCAAGCAGCAGGTCTCATTCATGCAACAGGggacattaaagggatagttcccccCCCCAAATTAGAATTCTCTCATTATACACTCACCACAAtgtggatggaggaggtggggtgaagtgtttgagtccacaaaacacttctggagtttcaggggtaaacagagttgtagccaaatccaataaaatttaagaaaatggcaaccacttctttaaatgttaaaagaaaacacagaaaaaaacttaAACTGCTGCAGTAACTAGCAGGAGGATATCAGAAGACATTTAGGCTacaaacatggtgtaaatgacacagtttagagtcgaatttgaatgtcagggcgAAAAAGAAGTGGTCGCCAGTAACTTCAATTATATTTGATTTGGCTATTCACCTCTGAAACTGCAAAATTTATAATTTTGAATCTATAAATACTCTTATAACCATAGAAAATCCCCAGCATCTGTACATTTCAATCTGTTGCATGTGAGGTCCTCTAATTTAGCTAAactccaaataaaataaaaaagagagaaaagtgcaAAAAAACAAGGGCACTTAAGCATTTATCCACACTGCTTAAGTGCCCATGAGCAAGGTCCTTACAACCAACTGTGGTAAACAACATCACAGCCTTGTCCTCTGTGTAGACATGCAGGTGGTTAATTCCTGCTTCAACAGACCTTTGTACCTTTAAGGTcaagacacacgcacagaggGGTCAATGACTCCAAGGATTCTGTCCCAAACTTTAACACAGTGAAGAAAAGAGTAAATTAATCAACTCTCTAATAAGTCAGTGCAATTTACCAAATATCTGACCCGCTAAAGAGAAAGATTTTTAAAGAGAACTTGTGTGAAAAGGTTTATTTCACAGGAGTCATGTTGTGAAACAGACTCAGACTTCTGCTGTTTGCCTGTTGCACCACAGCGTGTTTGATCATAGCAGAACAAAGTTTAACGTCAGACGTGCCATCATGACGAGGGGGCGTGTGAAGTGAGCGTGGAGACCAGGATAGATACAACATGTGTATGTTTATAATGTAGGTTTACAATGAGCTAAAACTACATGTTGGCAGGTTATTAACTCCCTATCTGCATGTTCGCTGTTGATTTAGAGGCATATCATCTGTATGGCATTGTATGATTTTTAATTTTGAAGAAAATCATGTCACACAATTCACAATGAAGTTCTAAAAATTAAACTTTCCTTATAACTACATATAAAAAGAGTTTAATTAACAGTCCAGTACTGTAGTTGTCCAGTTTGGCTCACAGCTCCTGAAAGCCAGCTAGCCCCCGAGCAGTCGAGCGTCACTAAACCTCTGTGCTGGGAAAGGAAGAGCAGACAGGGGCTCGGGACATTAAATACTGTTCCTCTCACATGTCATGTGACATTTAGTTCACTGGCTCTACTGTTTCAGCAGAGAAAGTCAAAGGGCAAATAATGACCAGCCAGATATAAATAGGAGGTCAAGACTGTTCTCAGCTGCAAAGGCCAAGGGCGAATAAAGTTTAGACCTGACTGCAATACAGAGGAATGCATTTCATGGCCAACACTAAATCCTCACAGCCCCAAACTGTATAAAGAGCAGGGACGGTGGTGGCTGATATCTACAGAGTAACACAGACTTAGTGTACAAACTTCTACATCTAATGTCAATGTGAAGCTGTGTTACCTTCATGTTATGACCAGCTTTAGCCTCCTCCTCACAATTCGCCGCTATCGTAGCTAATAACATCAACTGTATGTTTAATTCTCCCTTTTCTAATGTTGTCAGACAACtttgttgtgattttaaagAGAGCTGAGATCCAGATCCCAGATTTCCTGTGTTTGAGTTTATCATTTGAGTTTGTCATGACaagatcatttattttaaatgatgacTCATGAATAAAAGAGCCATGCTGACATTCTAACCTTTGGTCTTTAATGTTAATCAATTTTAAGGGAATTTTGAAATTCTCTACATTAACACAATATGTCACACATACAAAGGCACAAAAGCAGCAGTCACCACTATCAGTGGTATTTGAACTGTGACCATCAGTGTTTAACAGCTGATGCACTGAGCTGCAGGTGGGTCTGATCAAATGTCTCCGCTCCTGGTGCTGGGATCTGAAAACACGTGAATTCAGGGTTTGTAAAAGAAATGATTAGCagtgtttcttttgtaaaattacACATCACAATCATTTGGTCCAACCATTAACAATGTCTTTCATATTACCAGTGGATGTAGAACAATCTATGAAtcatatatttaaaagcaagtggTCCATCACTTTTCTGTAGCAGTGGCACAGTTGAGCATTCAATCTTTCATAGCAGCACATCTTCATGTGCAGGTTAGTATCGTCTCCACACAATTATAGGTCCAGTCCTGTTTGTCACTGATGGGTAGAATGTGTTGGCAAACCTAGAAGACAGGAAACACACGTTTGTATTAACATCTAAAACaccatttaatcatttaattccCTTCTACCGTCATATGTATATTTCTAAAAGTATTCTTAAAGACATTTCTCAGATTTTGAAAGAGCAAAAGGGAAAACTTCGTACCATCTTGGTCCGGGCTGGCACCTCCACAGCGAACACACTcatgcctctgctgctgctgcagttccTGTTCTGCTCGTTGTTTATGTGCACTGTCACTTTCTGGTTGGTCTGCAACACAAAGGGTTCAACTTTTATTCTTGAGATCAGAGAATATGAAGAAACCATTTTAAACAGCTAAACTTATAGAAGAAAGGTAAATAAATGAGAAGCTAtggtttaaaacacaaatagcCTCTTTCTACACACAACAACAAGGTAGTGGACCTTGTGCTAATTTAAGTACAGCTACATTTTTATGTACCATTTGAACATAGTAATGTGGATGCATACCATCTTCAAGACAGTGTTATATCCAAGACAAGCTCTCTCTACAGCAGTAGAGTGTGTGTAGTTGAATCGAAAGACAATGcgttaatacaaaataaaacgaATAATGACACTCTCATGATAACCAGTTTAACTTTTCCCTGTTAAGAGGTTCTTTTGTATCATAGGGTCATTCTCTTAGAGTAGCTCCTGTTGCTATGAGAACAGATACGACCACTGCATATCAATTACATATAGGTTGAATGGTCTCCAGCAACCACACACTTACAGCAGTGGACTGTAATAAGACAGAATGTGCAAGCTTTGGCATTTCCTTGAGAAGTATAAACACCCTGATGCTCTGTGCCCTGATCTATACCAAagtaaataatcaattaattctATCACAATAAAAGTGGGACTATCATCCCACTACTGGCCACGAAGATGCACAGCAACTGTACGATCGCGGTGAAACTGGAAAATTCATTTCCAGTATTGCTAAACTGTGTGAGCACcttcacacagatacacacagatgGCTGCTGACCTTGTTAGCTATGAGTGAGGAGATCCTGTGCTCTCCTCGGTAGGTGTAGATGAAAACATTATCTAGTCCCCTCAGTGCTTTGGCCCCTGTCCTGGCTATGATGGACTTCTGGAGGGCCTGGTTCAGGAGCTTGGGCCCTGTGTCCATACTGACTGGCTGGAGAGACAGCGGCGTGTCTTCACAATGTACATCTATCTGGAATGGACAAGCCTgacggagagggaggaggagttcATTCAGTTTGTTGGTAGGATAAGGTTGTTGTATGGTTGTGTAGAGTAACACGTGACGTTGTTTTGAGTGAAATCAGACTTACCTCGACTAGCTCCAGCATGCGGTTGTAGCCCATAGCTTCCAGGATGACCCACAGGTCTGCGGggtctccatctttctctgtggCCTCCATCAGGTTCAGCTCCATGAAGCCCTGCTTGGTCAGTTGATTGCTTCTCATATCAAAGTTTTctgccccccccaaaaaaacattaagtaaTATTAATCATTAGTTGACTGCTTATGCTGTTTCATAATGTTTCTCTATGTATTTCCATGAGAATTACCTTTGCAGACAGCCCAGGCCTCCTTGTCACACTTCTCTCCACTGGTCCTGAGCTCAAAGAAATTGTACTCCTCCAGACCGAGGAGACCGTTTCCATCCAGGTCTATAACCTCAAAGATGTCAGACAGCGCCTCCCTGTGGCACAAAGGGAGCGACACAGACATTTCATGCAGGGACCTTCTCAACGTTGCAGTAGCAATGAAGCAAGGCATCGAAGGCATTCATCCAGTATTCACAGGGGAACAATAACCACATCTTTCATACCAAAGCTATTGCATTTTTTTGATGACATCTATGAGTATTAGGATCAGgcatgagaaagaaaaataaaagcattttgaaaaaaaagttaaaatgttccAGAATAAACCACAAAATTCAAGATTAAAGTGGAACCTTTCAGAATAGATCAAAACTCCAAACCTGAGCTCCCTGGTGAGGTCCAGCTCTCCAGAGTCAGTCCTGTAGACGAGCTCCACAGGTTTGTCAGGAAGATCATTTTTGCTCCTTTTCTTAAGTCTGCAGCCGCTGGTGAAGGGAAGCAGGAAGTACGTCCCAGTGTTCAGTTCTCCTTTCCAAATGTACttctgcagagacaaaaagagtggatcaggaaaataaaacacaacagtgcCGATAAATGCCACAgtgaatataaagaaatagagtAAATGTACATCTCTCAACACAAACATAATATACCTCTTTGTCTTTTGACTCA harbors:
- the pgm1 gene encoding phosphoglucomutase-1 is translated as MVKITTVKTKPYADQKPGTSGLRKRVTVFQQNQHYAENFIQSTLSVVEPSERQAAALVVGGDGRFFMKDAIQLIVQIAAANGINRLVIGQNGIMSTPAVSCVIRKIKAVGGIILTASHNPGGPNGDFGIKYNIASGGPAPEAITNKIFEVSKSLQEYHICPELKVDLAKIGKQTFEVDTFKPFTVEIVDSVEAYAEMLRGIFDFAALKKLLSGANHINVRLDAMHGVVGPYVKKIVCEELGSPANSAVNCVPKEDFGGHHPDPNLTYAADLVNTMKGGEYDFGAAFDGDGDRNMVLGKHGFFVNPSDSVAVIAANITSIPYFQKTGVKGLARSMPTSGALDNVAKALKMQLYETPTGWKFFGNLMDAGKLSLCGEESFGTGSDHIREKDGLWAVLAWLSILATRKQSVEDIMKDHWQKFGRNFFTRYDYEEVDSDAANKMVKDLETAMFDPSFIGKKLSSGDKTYMVAVSDNFAYTDPVDGSVSKNQGLRIIFSDGSRIIFRLSGTGSAGATVRLYIDSYEKDPQKIYQDPQVMLAPLVDIALKVSQLRERTGRTAPTVIT